In Tachysurus vachellii isolate PV-2020 chromosome 7, HZAU_Pvac_v1, whole genome shotgun sequence, the DNA window TCTATCCAGCTATAAAATGATGATTAAATGTTCATattctgtacaaaaaaaaaaaaaaaaatcacccttTGTCTAAAGTTACTAGAACATTTTTCCATGCTAAACCACAAATATCTTTAACACGTATCCAGACAGCTTCACGTGATCCTTCATCGGGACAAGACGTGGACTCTTAAATCTTTTCACGTACAAAACGATCTAAAAACGTACAGGCGTGAGCTGGTGTTAAAGCGCGTCCCAGCTAATAAACCGAGGAGACggttacaaaaatatttaaaaaaaaaaaaaaagtaccctGAATCGCTAATTCGTGTCGAATCACGTGACTATGGCACATGTCCTGATTTTGAGGCGTGTGTAAACCTCGTTTACGTCCTGTTTCAGGCCTCGGTGATGTAACTGaggttgtttaaaaaaattaagcgAGTCCCGCAAATTAAAGCGCGATTCCGTTCGTTCTAATAAAATGCTATTACTGATCCTTACGGAAAAGTGTCCTTCATCGTAACCGCGAAATATAAACAGCTAACGGGGTCGAATCGAACAGGAGAcgatataataaaatgtaccgGATACAAAAGTGGTAAGGAATGCTATCCAGGTGAATAAGTACACTTCGAGTgagctgtagtgtgtgtgtgtgtgttttcttcctaAGGTCACAGTGATAAACAGCACTTGCTACTGATCGCGTGCTGTTTAATCTAAACGTTATCCTAAAAGCGTCCCTGCTTGGCGTCTCCGATGGCTCCCCAGACGTCGAACACGAACTCGTCGGGGAAGGCGAAGTCTCCCAGAGCCTGGTCTAGAGCCTCGGCGAACTCGTCCGGGTTCACCTTGTCGCGTCCGACTTCCACCATCGTGGCGGCTGCGGGAGACGGAACCAAAGAAGTTTTAACTAATTGTTTTTAACGCTGTTTAATACAGAAACGTGACCGTTCGGGACAAGAACGAGACGACGTTCACCTAATTCCGTGTCCCGGATGCCCATGTAGCTCTCCAGGAGGTCGTCCACTTTTTTCACCGCCTTCTCTTCAAACTCTGTGGGCTGCACAAGAAGTTGTTAAGCATTTGAAACgtaaaagaccaaaaaaaatctcatcAGAACCGTCGTGAACAGGAATCACCATTTCCTCCACGGTGGCCGGTCCTTTGGAGCGGAGTCTCAGAGTCTCGCGTCCCGTCCCGATCCGGTTCTCCCCCTGAGGCTTGGATCCTTTCGATCTGGGCTCCAGCATCTCTGTAAAATCAGACAAAACtcagtcaaagaaaaaaaaaaaaaaacaaacagctacaCCATGTGCTTCATCGAGCTCCTACTCGCAAAGGGGGTGCCAAGACATTTGGCTCCTGCTGCTGACCGTGTATTAGTGACCACatattaaagaaaacatcacCTGACTACCTGAGACAAACATCTGGCTTTGTAGGAAACTAAAACCTCACCAAAAGCCTTCATGGGTTCCACCAGCTTGAGCTTGAAGGTCTGATTTTTGGGCAGATCCTTAAGCATGCGAGCGACTTCATAGTGCCGCGTCCCCACGATGTTCTTCCCGTTAATGCACTCGATATGGTCACCCACACAGATCACCTTCACGCCGTCTGCCACGCTGCCCTCCTTTATACGCTAcggagacagtgagacaggaaaatgtttggttttgcataaagtaaaaagaaatcTACTCAAATCAACCATGAACGCAGGAGGAACAAGGCGTCGTTTCTGCGTCGCGCTTCGTTCAGCCAGGATTCTGCTTCAGCTTAGACGAGCAAACAAAGTTTAGGAGCCGTTCCACGTACACTTGTGTTTGAAGCGAGTTTGAGGAACGCGGACCTGCGGAAAAAATTGGCCTCGGCGACGTCAACAGAACTCAtgtatgtaacacacacaagattTAAACTTGCTGCGCGATTGTTAGCTTCCGACCCGGTTTCATGCTACACACGGAGCAAGCTGATTGGCTGCCGTTCTCCCATATTTgcttctcatttgcataatacCGAGAAGTTTTTCCCCACCTTCCTTATGGGATTTGAGGGAAAACCCCAGTGTTTGTGACTGAAAGTTCTGACGCCCGGGTCGCACCTTGATGAAGGCGAATCCGGCGCCGTTGTCCGTGATGGTGAGGCCCAGCGCGTCCTCCGCCTTGAACACCTCCACCTCCTTTTTGATGCCTTTCACGTGAGCGAAGATGAAGTCCTCCAGGCCGATCTGACCCCCGAGCAGCTTCTCCATGtcgattttgtgtgtgttcagcgtGCAAAACAGGATCTGTGACCAGAAAACAGTACGCAGTCAAGGAAAAGAGCTACGTTGAATATTTACAGGTCACGCGGAACTCCAGCTCTTTGTTCAGCATGCAATAATTATGAAAGCTGGTTATGGTTATGAATTTTTCAACGGTTAAAATAAGATGATATAGAGAACCTTGGGGTATTCTGGTGGATGTGTATcagctgaggtgtgtgtgttgtgctgggacttgtgtgtgtatgcaaagCGTTACATTTCCCTAAGAGAGCCTCATATTACACTGTACTTTACCCACAATTCACTGCGCCAGTACTTCCTGTTCTTACATTATAGTGGCTCTAAATGTTACTAGGAAACCCCACTGAcactagagtgtgtgtgtgtgtgtgtgtgtgtgtgtgtagcgttcTGTATTAATCAACTATACATGAGCAGTAATGAGATCATAACACGCTTGCCTACTCGGATGAGAACAGAATTCTACACAGGATTAAAAAGTGCGGAAAAGGGAGATCTGGCAACCTGTCGAGCTCTGAAGGACGTTCTAGTGAGCCGTGAAGTCACAACAACTACACAACGAGTGTGAGCGTTTTAAAACCATCAGCAGAGATAAAACACCACCACGGACTGTAGGAGGTAATCAGAGCAGCTTCTGGATGCAGAGGGAACAAAAAACTGGCCAGTCTTTTGCCCGTTGTGTAACGTGTGCACTCTGTGGACACACaccagctgacacacacacaaacacacacattcataggCATGTTGCCCATGGTTACCAGAGCGTATAAAGAGGCCTGGATTAAATGGGAGCATGGAGAGGATTTTAGAATGAAAggactcacttacacacacacacacacacacacacacacacacacacacacacacacacacacacacacacacacacacatctgtggcGAATTTACAGGCACTCAGACCTGTTGCCAAGGCTGCCACTGACATCACGCTGCCCGTCACAAACACATCTGAAGAGCACAGGATGCTCCTCTTACTCCATCCTGATGCACCTCCCATAGTACAAAAAGCTCCAGTCAGACGccttcacttacacacacacacacacaagtagcaaatctcttacacacacacacacagagctgctcaTAAGGGTCAATACTTCTGATAAACAGCTCTCCAAAGATTATCCCTCcccacacacatctgtaactagctaatcaaacacacacacatctgtaaatagctaatcaaacacacacacacctgtaaatagctaatcaaacacacacacacacctgtaactaGCTaatcaaacacaaatacagacacacacctatCTGTAACTAgctaatcaaacacacacacacacctatctgtAACTAgctaatcaaacacacacacacacacacacacacctatctgtAACTAgctaatcaaacacacacacacacctatctatAACTAGCTaatcaaacactcacacacacacacacacccctacctGTAACTAGCACAGATTCAGAACGGTGGTCGGTTTAGAGACTAGCAGTTTGAGAGAAGAGATCAACTGTGCCTAGATATCAGGACTGCCGCGAGCTGACGGCTTGAACGCTGCACTCAGAGTTATTTAATCCTCCACATCTACTTCACATTTCAGTTCAGTACGCACTAGTTTTTATTCTGCTTTCTGGGCTGTAAAGAAACGTTCTATGTTTATGTGCTTGGCAGCGCTGGCAGGCAGCTCCCACAGCTGataactaaaaactaaaaccaTGCTTTATTAAATCCCTGCTTTCATTCTTGCATCCATCCGTGCCAACCTCTAGCTTAGATTCTTTGGACTTTAAAACATTAACCGGGTTAAAAACGCTGATTCTGCCCCGAGTCTCGGGGGGAGGACAAATGCAGTTTAAACGACTCTTTAATAAGTTTCACTGAGGTTAATACGACGTGATTGTGGGAGCGGCGTTCCAGCCGAGAGGAATGTGCATCATCTGCGCTTGTTAATCATAAACCAGCTTTAAAGTGTATCTGCTTCTTCTCTCTGCTATTTAAAGCATTTGGGCTActtcatgtttacatttaaaagaaCTCACTAAGGAATAAACTTCACATCGTTTTTACACCTTATTGAACGGCGAATCCTGTCGAAtcctcgattctgattggacgGAAAGGTTTGGATTCATTTCCCCttcataacagcagctctggctGCAGCGAAGCTGTAAATCTTGCGCTAATACGTTAGCGGTTCTATAGTAACCGCTCGTTCACGTCGTCCATAAATGTCTcctttatgatgtttatttaacccacaaataaattacaattttttgAAAACTTTTTGGAAAACTAAATCCTTCCAATTTTAAGCGCATGCACGAGAAGGCGTGCTGCTGTGAAGGACGTCGTCACGTCTTTACTCGTCTATGCAATTAGCCAGAGCTACAAGGCAACGAAACCTTGTGCATGACTTGGCTGAGTTTGCGTTTGAATACATTCCACTCAGCTGTGAAACAAAAGAGCCAGAGCTTTTCACAGGTGTAAAATATGTTCACGggcagggagggagggagggagggagagagagagagagtgagagagagagagagagagagagagagagaaggaaggagggagggataTCTTGTTTCTGTCTGGGGGCAGGGTGGGGTGTATGATATCCTTCAGTGTGCGTCAGGGCCTACAGTTGAGCTTCAGGCCTACAGTAACCTTTAGCCTTTAGAGGAGGTGAAGTCTGTTCTACAAAGCACTACATACACGACTGGAAGACGGACAGGTTCAGGGCGAGTTCTTTCACGTTCTGATACTCGCATTTTCTCCACATGCTCACGTCCTGCTCCTGAAGCTTAAGTAAACAAGGCGGCTGTTACATTCAACAACTCCAGCATTCAAACTCCAAACAAATGAGCGCAGGGAGCTCAGACACGTGCCTATGTGTCTCGGTGACGCTCCCAACAAACGGACTTCGAACGGTACGATAAAGTCCAATCCACACCCTGTTAAATTTACAGCCTGGTCTCTATTGTGCAGCCATTCACTTTAATTAGCGTATGAAACAAGCTACTAAGTAAATCCCTGCCCAATTTCTAGTGAAATATTTAGCACGAGTATCTGTCGCTTAATTAGTATGTACACACGATAACGCCGTCATCCAAAAAGATGCATTAATCCTGTTAAAAAGTATGCTGGCGTATCAAAAACCTTTACTGAATAACCGCTTCTTAACTCGGCTCACGGTATCTGAACTCATCGTCCGTTTCCTCCCCTCAGGATGTGAGGGACTTCCTGTCAAAGCCCCAAGATGCCCCGATCCCGCCAGCGCTGAGCATTTAGCAAAGCCTCTCCCTGTTAAATTATCCATTTGTAAATAGGACAAGACTCAAAAACTACACTGACAACTTCAACAACAGACAAATCCTAGCAACTTTTTACCtcatgtgttcagtgtttcatTAGTGTTGctctgaaaagaaataaaacgcCACAAAACAAATCTAACTAATCATCAAATACTTAACCAAGCTTGCTAGCAACCTTGGCTACTACTTTACATTACACAGTAATTAGCCGAATTCTAGTTTCTTTGCTAACAAACATGGAAAATGAAAACTTCAGTATCGTATTTGTTAGCAAACTGGGCTAAGCTAAGggatttttcagcatttttagtCAAAACACTTGGATAAAATTAGCATCCTTGTGGTTAACGCAACAGAACAGCTAGCTTATTGTTATAAAGTACAGTATACAAGCTAACATGAGTTTAATTATTTAGTCCAGTGCTAGCATGATAATTGTATAATGTTGCTAGTGTCACGGTTGTTTTTCCTCCTGTACCTTAATGGTTTTTCCCCCACATATTTAATTGTGAagtatcatttttatttgcttgcGAGTTCTGAGCCTGTCACAGCACGTTGTTGTATAGCTAGTTGAATGTTAGTTTGCTAAGATAGCAAGATTGGCTACTAGTTTAAGTAAGTTTACTAAGAATTCATAAGTAATTCAATTAACATCAACTGAGTGACtatattaagtgtgtgtgtgtcttcgtgTTATTTTTGACGCTTCACTGGTTTAAATAAATGGCTTAACAATCAACACATCGTGCTGTTTGCACCTCACACCCACTGACCTGCTTGACTGGTTTCAATGATTCATCCGGAATGATTAATCAgccttttttcttattatttctttaacGAATACTGCACATCATATCTACGATCCTTAGATGGATAGTGTTTGATATATTCATGCGTTTATGCAATATAACCCCCTCCCCACCACCCCATACAATTTCTCATGTTGTGTGTCAGTTATTCAATAACCTCAAAAATCAATATATCTAACATTAGACTTTCTTAATATCTGAGATTTAGGAGTTTAAACTTAGATGAGTGTgagatatattattatatatacacattcacacacacacacacaacacacaccacacctgtcacatatacacacacagcttgttgCTGGTGAAAATTTGAACAAACCACAGACCGTGTTATTACAAGACACAAACTGGGCCTggtacatttctctctctctctctcacacacacacacacacaaacaaaatggaATTTTTTGTGGCTTCCTGATTGATGGTGCACTTTATCCAGgtgacagatggatggacaggtgGACGGACagctggacagacagacagacaggtggacagacAGGTAGTGGTCCCTGTAAGCCTACACCTGTTGTACCTGCAATGTTTATATagtgaaaaatgtaaaagtctAACAGTTTACTGAAAGACTTAGAAGGTCCTAGCAATAAAGTCCcctgtgtgttatttgtgttgttGTTACCTCGGTCGTGCTGAGATTGAAAGCCTCTGCGATTTTAGCGTACAGCTCTTTAACGTTACTGAAGCCCTCGATGCGGCCGGTGGGGCTGCCGTGCGCGAGCTGCGTGTGGAACACGAGTTTGGGGCGCAGGTTCGCAGGCGGTGGCGCGAGACCTCCGGTTCCTCCTCCGTTAACCGCAGCGCTCTTTCCCGTGTGCCCTCCGACGCTTCCTCCTGCTCCACCACTTCCACCGATCTCCTCATTCTCCACCAGGCTCGTGCTCTCCCgcgacttcttcttcttccgcaGGCCCAACGGCATCTCGCGCTTCTCACCGGGGAATCAGGGCAGGTGGagggcaggaggaggaggagaaggaggaggaggggggcaATAAATCCGCGCGGCAGGTACAGAACGCGCACTACAGCATTAGACACAACCACCTGTTTCAGACACTGATCTTATTCCCCTCGCCAACACAAACTCTGACCGATAAACAGACTCGGTATGGAAAACAAACCGGAAGCGCGTTTCCTCGTTATTACACAAACTCTGACCGTCGGTGCGCAAACAACACCAAGGCTCCAACAACGCCGAGTGCGCATGCGCACACCGACAGAGCGCCGCGCTACGTCATACAGAAAGTCATTTACCTGTGTCAGGTGCACGGCATGCAGTGGGGTTATTAAtgcaaacacgtacacacacacacacacacacacacacacacacacacgtttaataTGGAACACACACGTGTCAAATTTACATCAAAATGCAACTCGTTCATAAATACGGACATTCATGactgggggggtgtgtgtgtttatattcattattatattcatGTTACTGTAAAAAACACATGTATGAtagataaataagtaaataaataaacagatagatagatagatagatagatagataaaataaataaataaacagacagacagacagagagagagatagataaatagataaataaataaataaataaacaggtagatagatagataaataaataaatagataaataaataaacaggtagatagatagataaataaatagataaataaacagatagacagatagatagaaaaccttaatgcaaatatataatcCAAAAATCTATATTGTAGTCCTCACGATACACAATATTATTGACGATATTACAAAGTAACCAGTGAAGCCATAGGATTCAAACCTAAAGTAACAGAAACAAACTCTCATCGTCACTACATTAATATATCGCGATATCAATATGCTGTTATATCACAATATCACGTGTCCCTGAGAAAACGAGCCCATGATTCCATTCACCAGGTAATACTCCTGTTCCACGCTGCAGCTAAACACGTGGCGCTCTCTAGTGCACATGTGACAACTTTACAACATCAAATTCTCTATTTCTCAACATCTCTAGTTCTCACCCGCCTCATTGGttaaaaaacccaaaataacaacaaaaacatctaGACTATAACGAACAAACTAAAATGACTAAaatcttttattcttttcaagaaactaaaatgaaagcaaaatccAAATCAGTCGCCAAAATGAacacatacaaaataatttcaGCCAGGAATCCTTTCAAGTGTTAAAAACGATataatactaaaaaataaaataaaatatataaaaaaatatatattttataatataattaatattaaatacttcGTTAAAAAACACTGACCCTGAATTTATTTTATGGATATAAtccaattatttaaaaaaatacagatttgtCCTTAGAGATTCTTGTTcctcaaaaataaaatgtaaattctaTTCGAGTAGACATGATTTATAGCTATATAATTATAggaattgtttaatttttttaattgtattaaaagatttgttttaaaaaaaaataataactatttATTCACATAACAGAAATAATAGAACACCATGTAAGACAATCGTTCAAAGCTTCATGGACGccttaaaaattttaaataaaattaaataaaaaaaataatcgctgtaatttttaaaaaaattctttaataaaagaaattgcACTTTTCCGCTACATGATTGAAGCGCATGGTTAGATATTGCACTTTTCAcggcacatttacatttttctgcGTCTTTCTGCACAGTCCAACACAACCTCGGGTCACTTCGGTTCGAGGCTGTCGGGTCACGGGTTTGAAAATTCACAAATGTAATTTAGGCTTGATAGCTGACTAAGAACTAAACATAACATTAGCTACGAAGACAGGAAGCTAAATGTTGCTTGTAAACCTGttcctggcaaaaaaaaaaaaaaaaaaaaaaaaaaaaaagtttctttaaaaatacagcagacttgtttctgttttaaatattatatatatgtatatataatgtatatatatatacatatatatataatttgtatatAACGAATCAGGCTCCTAACTGCACTTCAATATTCGAAagtatcaataataataataataataataataataataataataataataataataatagtacattATAATCAGTGCACACCTTCCTCTAAAGTCACAAAATTAGAATGAAAACAATGCAAGCTACATGTAAAGGAGTCAAATCTGATGTTTACTTTCAGAAATGAAGATTGCACTTGCACGTTTATGACCTTATTTGGGCATGCAACatatagatttaaaaagaaataaaataaaaagaaagaacaaaacactGGCTAActagttataaaataaaaagagagaaattgcACATTTGTGGGGCGATTTGTCCGAGTGTTGGGAGAGATTTCACGCCGCCGCAGTCCTGCTGCGTTCTCTTCACGAGGCGGGTAAGTGGCGTTTCAGCACGTCCTTGGCGTTGGACGGCAGACTTTCAGGAAAGTTCACGTCAAACTCCACTATGAGATCTCCTCTTTGCTCAGGGTTCTTGGGGAAAGGCAGCCCCTGTCCCGCTATGGTCTTCCTCATCCCCGGTTTGATGACCTCCGTGATCTTCATATTGCACGTTTTCCCGTCTATCGTGGACACCGTAACCGAGCAACCGCACAACGACTGCAATCGTTGAAAAGAAGgggagtgaaaagaaaaaaaaaaaatcagccataGCATTTTCCATcaaaacattcattaaaaataaagttacgttgacactggagactccttcgctaaatattaaacaaattcaCCATGTTGACGATTACACCTGAGGACGCAATGTGACAAAATCCAGACTAAATCGTATAACTGCGGTTTCATCCCACCCTGTCGTATACgatttgtataaaaacattaGCGCTTTATTTACTTCGTACATATAGCTATCTTCGATcccaggccacgcccacaagagACTAGAGTCAACACGCTTGCTTGTGTGACTGCTGATTAAGTACAGTATCACAATAAGAAGTAACTGATGCTATAAATATTCGTTAGCATGAATGCTGATCCAATTAACGTTAGCTAACGATTGTAACCGTTAATCTCTTGATTAAAGTTAGCAGCACATATGGGATGAAAAATCCGCCCCGGCTTTGACTTCACGCTCTTTGTGCCATAGAAGGAGCTGCTAGGGAGTCGAGAGCGCGCTTTAGGTGGGCGAGCGCTCGTCTTTTGGCACTTAACAGCTGAGATCAACTCTCGCCGCTCATAGTTCACATTACATAACAGCCTTCTGCTATAATAACACCACGACTGCTAGTGCGTATGAAAATGTACCGAGCAGAACGCAGTGTCTGAAATATCTACATATCTATAATACGCTGTTCGTCTATTAAAAGCACAGAGCTGCGGATTCATTTTCTAAACGTagctataaacggataaaaagtgtGCTGTGATGTCCACACCACCCACAGGATCTGTTAACACAATCCTCAACAACTTTAATGTTCCCTAAAAACACCACTTCACATCTGTACACCTACAAAAACATCTGCAAACCAGATCCTTGACATTTGAACAGATTTGTAAACAGCTGTAAAAATCAGTCGTCATCTGTTTAAAAGCAGAATTAAGACCCTGGCTGTCTATAAACCAACAAACCACAAACATCTGTACACATATGGTAGCATGAGCCTAGACATCTGGCTCTGCCTTGATGTGAGCATCAACATCCATGACAACGAGCCCAAACATCTGTAAAAATCTAGTAACTTGACCCTCATCTACAGAACAGCTAGGTAAAACATGCCTTAACATTATCCTGAACATCTGTAAACATCTGTTTTTGAGCAAGCGCTATtaccccccccttttttttaacatgattcACATCTTCAACATCTGTAAACATCTCTTAACCTGATTCTCAACATCTGTAAACATCTCTTAACATTCATTAACATACCTTTAACATCTGTATACATCCAGTCACATGACCCCCAACAAGTGTAAACATCTCTTAATATGACCCTAAACATCTCTAACTACGACTTTGAACATCTGTAAAAATCTGTTAACGTGAACGTCAACATTTACTCAAACATGCATCAGCAAAACCCTGAACATCTGTAAACATCTGTTTTCTGTAGCTAAAAGCTGAATTAAGTTTTGAACAGTTTACTGCAGCTGGGGTCTGGGATGCCCACCTGGCGCAGACTGATGCGAACAGGGTAGATGATGTTGGACCCTTCCCTCCTGAAGTGTGGGTGCGGCTTGTCCTTGATGACGAAGACGATGTCGGCGGGGATGCAGCCAGGGGACTCGTCGCCTTCGCGTGGGAATGTGATTTTGGTGCCCTCCTTCCAGCCACGCTTGATCTCGATGGACAGGATCTTGTCCTCGGTGCGTGTGGTGCGGCCGTCAGGGTTCAGGCGACGGCGCGAGATCTTCATGCGCTTGGTGCAGCCGTGAAAGACCTCCTCCAGTGACACACGCAGTTCGTGATAGATGGCCGGGTCCTGCTTACGCCGGGGCTGCCGTTCACGAGGGAAACCGTTCAGATTAAAACTCGTGAAGGAGCCAAAGGGGTCACCGGTGTCCACTTCCATGTCCTCATCATCTCTGCCATTCACCTGATAACAGAATCATACAAATAACAAAAGGGCGCTTTTGTAGATTTAGACCTGGAACATTGTAATTAAAACGAAATAAAAAGGACGTGAACACTTTCGCCAAGATATTTGTCTTCTTCGTCATCATCTATCCCGTGTGTATTGTTAAGCATTGTAATAAGCACATTGTAACACAATTTAACTGATGAAATCCTTGGCCAAATGTGTTCACCTTGCGGCCAAAGAACATCTCGAAGGGGTTGCTGCCACCAAAGAAGGTGGCGAAGGTGGCGTGCGGGTCGCCATGAAACGTGTACGTGAAGGTGCTGCCCTGACCGTCGGacgctcctcctcctcctcctttcagGCCTGAACAGCATGAGATGAAAACAACACCAGACATTGTTAAATATCTTTATCTGTACGACATATTACATAGATGCTTTCATGAAACATTTGTTAGAAACATTTGTTGGATGTATTTGACACGCGCAATCGCTCTACAGAGACACAAAGCATCATTCATCACTAGTGCGTGTGTACACTAGCATATGTGTCACTAGTGCGTACGTGTATGTACACTAGCATATGTGTCACTAGTGCGTAC includes these proteins:
- the gipc2 gene encoding PDZ domain-containing protein GIPC2, which translates into the protein MPLGLRKKKKSRESTSLVENEEIGGSGGAGGSVGGHTGKSAAVNGGGTGGLAPPPANLRPKLVFHTQLAHGSPTGRIEGFSNVKELYAKIAEAFNLSTTEILFCTLNTHKIDMEKLLGGQIGLEDFIFAHVKGIKKEVEVFKAEDALGLTITDNGAGFAFIKRIKEGSVADGVKVICVGDHIECINGKNIVGTRHYEVARMLKDLPKNQTFKLKLVEPMKAFEMLEPRSKGSKPQGENRIGTGRETLRLRSKGPATVEEMPTEFEEKAVKKVDDLLESYMGIRDTELAATMVEVGRDKVNPDEFAEALDQALGDFAFPDEFVFDVWGAIGDAKQGRF
- the dnajb4 gene encoding dnaJ homolog subfamily B member 4, with the translated sequence MGKDYYKILGIAKGAAEEDIKKAYRKQALKWHPDKNKANNAAEKFKEVAEAYEVLSDPKKREVYDQYGEEGLKGGGGGASDGQGSTFTYTFHGDPHATFATFFGGSNPFEMFFGRKVNGRDDEDMEVDTGDPFGSFTSFNLNGFPRERQPRRKQDPAIYHELRVSLEEVFHGCTKRMKISRRRLNPDGRTTRTEDKILSIEIKRGWKEGTKITFPREGDESPGCIPADIVFVIKDKPHPHFRREGSNIIYPVRISLRQSLCGCSVTVSTIDGKTCNMKITEVIKPGMRKTIAGQGLPFPKNPEQRGDLIVEFDVNFPESLPSNAKDVLKRHLPAS